A genomic stretch from Aedes albopictus strain Foshan chromosome 2, AalbF5, whole genome shotgun sequence includes:
- the LOC109429046 gene encoding protein fem-1 homolog B, which translates to MAEAVMTKEASPVPSPERSREFNKLSLVHRVYYACKDGFARLLLATLKDISCQHDRKAIVDQEISEEERQLYTPLIVAALNGHYDVVHILLTQVRPNLEKEGRVKFDGHLIEGASALWVAAGAGHLNIVKLLIEHGADVNHHTKNLSTPVRAACFDGRLDVIRYLVDHNADINLPNIYNNTCLMITAYKGHVEVVEFLLENDALLNEQANCGATALHYAAECGHLEVCTVLLDYGAILKRNEYGMTAVTCAAERTREAVVQLFVNRVGLLTREEQIDALELMGASFANDKDNYSLVKAFHYLISAMELRYEDQDNIIRKPLLPSIPAYEHWVECQTMQDLQAIRYNHNSLHMESLTIRERILGRHCPEVAHSIVFRGAVCADNGRFDRCESLWLHAMHLKQQNSLSVQRDLLRFAQLFSQMLSINVSLRFGNVVDVLAACVDELALNQTKMINPGEKDLLEVIAEEYELNIVTVLYLITIITKLIKLKNVDITEDNLREVYRLVYKLNNLSVRLRDDQTLLHLSVNGVTPVDDFHTDDICRFPCVDTVKLLLKCGASLSVMDADRNTPLHTLCSTLQTAVIRMSDNDVRSIVQDLVEIFIEAGIHLDAVNCDGLKASQVCVQNSVGTFIKSYETRAINLKCLAARCIALHRVPYKEAIPRQLETFVQLHCSEKF; encoded by the exons GAAATATCCGAAGAAGAACGCCAGCTCTACACTCCCCTTATCGTAGCGGCACTGAACGGCCACTACGATGTGGTTCACATCCTGCTGACCCAGGTGAGACCCAACCTGGAAAAGGAGGGCCGGGTGAAATTCGATGGCCACTTGATCGAGGGTGCGTCGGCTTTGTGGGTGGCGGCCGGAGCTGGACATCTGAACATTGTCAAACTGTTGATCGAACACGGAGCGGATGTGAATCACCACACGAAGAACCTGTCCACCCCGGTCCGGGCGGCGTGCTTCGACGGTCGGTTGGATGTCATCCGGTACCTGGTCGATCACAATGCCGACATCAATTTACCGAACATCTACAACAACACATGCTTGATGATTACCGCCTACAAGGGTCACGTGGAAGTagtggaatttctgttggaaaacGATGCGTTGTTGAACGAACAGGCCAACTGTGGTGCGACGGCGCTGCATTATGCGGCCGAATGTGGCCACCTGGAGGTTTGCACGGTGCTATTGGATTATGGTGCGATACTCAAACGGAACGAGTACGGAATGACGGCTGTGACTTGCGCTGCGGAGCGGACCCGGGAAGCAGTGGTTCAGCTGTTTGTAAATAGAGTGGGACTGCTGACCCGAGAGGAACAGATCGATGCCTTGGAGCTGATGGGGGCTTCGTTTGCGAATGATAAGGATAACTACAGCTTGGTGAAGGCGTTTCACTACTTGATATCGGCGATGGAGTTGAG GTACGAAGACCAGGACAACATCATTCGGAAACCGCTGCTGCCTTCCATCCCTGCCTACGAGCACTGGGTAGAATGTCAAACTATGCAAGATCTCCAGGCAATCCGATACAACCACAACTCACTTCACATGGAATCGTTAACCATACGGGAGCGCATCCTGGGTCGACACTGTCCCGAGGTAGCCCACTCGATTGTGTTCCGCGGAGCGGTTTGTGCCGACAACGGTCGGTTCGATCGTTGCGAAAGCCTCTGGCTCCACGCGATGCATTTGAAGCAGCAGAATTCGCTCTCGGTCCAACGGGATCTGCTTCGCTTTGCGCAGCTTTTTTCGCAGATGCTCTCGATCAACGTTTCGCTTCGGTTTGGCAACGTGGTCGACGTGCTGGCGGCTTGCGTCGATGAGCTGGCTCTCAATCAGACCAAAATGATCAATCCGGGCGAGAAGGATCTGCTGGAGGTGATTGCCGAGGAGTACGAACTGAACATAGTGACGGTGCTGTATCTAATTACTATCATAACTAAGTTGATAAAGTTGAAAAATGTAGACATTACGGAGGACAACCTCAGGGAAGTTTATAGGCTAGTTTACAAATTGAACAATTTGTCCGTCAGGCTCAGGGACGATCAGACGTTGCTGCACCTTTCGGTGAACGGAGTCACGCCGGTTGACGACTTTCACACGGATGATATTTGCCG ATTTCCGTGTGTTGACACTGTGAAACTGTTACTGAAGTGTGGTGCATCACTGTCCGTGATGGATGCTGATAGGAATACTCCTTTACATACGCTTTGCTCTACG TTACAGACTGCCGTCATACGAATGTCGGACAACGACGTCCGATCGATAGTGCAAGATTTAGTGGAAATCTTCATCGAGGCGGGCATCCACCTGGACGCGGTCAACTGCGACGGCCTCAAAGCGTCGCAGGTTTGCGTGCAAA ACTCGGTGGGAACATTCATCAAGAGCTACGAAACACGTGCAATCAATCTGAAATGTTTGGCCGCCCGCTGCATCGCGCTGCACCGTGTACCCTACAAGGAGGCAATCCCTCGACAGTTGGAAACGTTCGTGCAGCTGCACTGTTCGGAAAAGTTTTAG